AGAGCGCAGAGAAGGCCAGACGGACGCGGCGGCGGCGGCCGACGGGGGGGATGCCTCCGCTCGGCAGTGGTACATCATCCACACCTACAGCGGCTTCGAGAACAAGGTCAAGCAGTCGCTGCGCCAGCGGGCGGACGCCTACGGCATGGGCGACAAGATCGGCGAGATCCTCGTTCCGACCGAGGAGGTCGTCGAGCTGCGCGACGGGAAGAAGATCACCACGCGCAAGAAGTTCTTCCCCGGCTACGTTCTCGTGCACATGGAGATGTCCGACGAGGCGTGGCACGTCGTGCGTTCGACGCCGAAGGTGACCGGCTTCGTCGGGGGCGGCCAGAAGCCGCTGCCGATGCCGCAGGAAGAGGTCGACCGGATCATCAATCAGGTTTCGGTGACGAAGGAGAAGCCGAAGCCTAAGATGGACTACCACGTCGGCGAGCAGGTCAAGATCATCGACGGGCCGTTCAGCAACTTCACCGGCGTCGTCGAGGACGTGAACGAAGACCGCGCCACGTTGAAGGTGATGGTGAGCATCTTCGGCCGCGCCACGCCGGTGGAACTGGAGTTCCACCAGGTCAAGCGGCCGGAGTGATCCCGGACCCCGCGCGGGCCGCAAGGCGGGCGCGGGGGAGCACGGGCGGAAATGACCCCAGGGCCGCCGGCGCCGCAGGCGCCGGACGCCCGACGGCGCCGCGTCGGCGGGGCCGGGAAGAGTAGGGCGGGAGCGGCTGAAGACCCGCGAAGGGGCCGCGCTGGAACCGCCATGATGGACGCCGGACGAACGTCCCGGCGTCCGCGAGGACAAGATGGCCAAGAAAGTCGTCGCGCTGGTGAAGCTCCATTGCCCCGCCGGCAAGGCCACCCCGGCGCCGCCGGTCGGTCCCGCGCTCGGGCAGCACGGCGTGAACATCATGGAGTTCTGCAAGTCCTTCAACGCCCGCACGCAGGGGCAGGAAGGGCTGATCATCCCCGCGGTGATCACGGTGTACTCCGATCGGTCGTTCACGTTCATCACCAAGACGCCGCCGGCGTCGGTGCTGCTGCTGCGGGCCGCGGGACTCCAGAAGGGTTCCGGCGAGCCGAACCGCAACAAGGTCGGCAAGGTGACCCGCAAGCAGGTCGA
Above is a window of bacterium DNA encoding:
- the nusG gene encoding transcription termination/antitermination protein NusG; translated protein: MIHTYSGFENKVKQSLRQRADAYGMGDKIGEILVPTEEVVELRDGKKITTRKKFFPGYVLVHMEMSDEAWHVVRSTPKVTGFVGGGQKPLPMPQEEVDRIINQVSVTKEKPKPKMDYHVGEQVKIIDGPFSNFTGVVEDVNEDRATLKVMVSIFGRATPVELEFHQVKRPE
- the rplK gene encoding 50S ribosomal protein L11; the encoded protein is MAKKVVALVKLHCPAGKATPAPPVGPALGQHGVNIMEFCKSFNARTQGQEGLIIPAVITVYSDRSFTFITKTPPASVLLLRAAGLQKGSGEPNRNKVGKVTRKQVEEIAKTKTPDLTAADLEAAVRTVMGSARSMGIEVVD